Proteins from one Oenanthe melanoleuca isolate GR-GAL-2019-014 chromosome 1, OMel1.0, whole genome shotgun sequence genomic window:
- the SPICE1 gene encoding spindle and centriole-associated protein 1 isoform X2, whose translation MSLLRGPRPRTAGRKGPRKAAAKRDWDSTVHDLTVHRATPEDILRRHEIHKSKNKAMARLELQEKALNRKLKKQKQLDANSLEKRKLALMCEILSDQYHLQDGQVMAVAKDLLGDAPRTRTGFPNVTMAPSCDLESSQGPIVQKSHPPSQLSILNESVMDSQALNEEEEEALLGEGHHDVLGFKSSFNSDRLLQLLREDDALVNSRLWVEKNMRKTSLSQESNVLWTPTTVSSSLDQSVKRKQAAQDSARQKRGDSPANLIQTDLQRDNKPSLDVLNHMIQEVERELEEYEQSTGREVQRKERSEGLSGFTLSLVNALCRLMRYLKETEMQLHEKEMMSQQQEEMLNEHRELIDALTAEVLQVREENITMQKKLQQYMTVTDQKLMCLTQAFKGLPLVEPQREQSPKHFGIASRGPTNSQEKPDVTYSEPRTDAGNKENTLKFPQEELPFTFHPQPGASGDTRSGRSFPAHVFQPAVLLSPPQQKSSQGLSSLQNVFAAISQSTEREPCKERSLPSSLGTQSTTEKNCPTPRRQPVPPADKNLESSREKIHLSCPGDTGKNSTAEEFLQNGDLLGQIAELTQQNALIKAQLSKFRSVPGDKSDCLHQPDLIQNADPSPDSSQGQSHFMVSRSLEKRIAELNRQSTEARDKLLQLIDQQKSAASNMVPPMLSPFPTPSLNYTENARKTVEVPIPVAVAVDSSKNDSVPHASMTSMRRSIGDSSKPCSPLSAATEGAKLTSVSQGPKVEKQKEEGWFALSMHVM comes from the exons CTCCGTCGCCATGAAATACACAAATCAAAAAACAAGGCAATGGCACGTCTGGAACTCCAAGAGAAAGCACTGAACAGAAAATTGAAGAAGCAAAAACAACTGGATGCAAATTCcttggagaaaaggaaactGGCTCTGATGTGTGAG ATTCTGTCTGATCAGTACCATTTGCAAGATGGTCAGGTTATGGCTGTGGCAAAAGACTTGCTTGGGGATGCTCCTCGCACACGAACAG GTTTTCCTAATGTAACAATGGCTCCTAGCTGTGACCTAGAATCATCTCAAGGACCCATTGTACAAAAAAGTCATCCTCCCAGTCAGCTTTCCATCCTTAATGAATCTGTCATGGATTCCCAG GCTCTgaatgaagaggaggaggaagcattGTTAGGAGAGGGACACCATGACGTTTTGGGTTTCAAATCCAGCTTCAATTCTGATAG GCTACTTCAGTTGTTGAGAGAAGATGATGCCTTGGTGAATTCTCGGTTGTGGGTTGAAAAGAATATGAGAAAAACTTCCTTATCGCAGGAATCAAATGTGCTTTGGACTCCAACAACTGTTTCTTCTTCATTGGATCAGTCAG tgaaaagaaagcaagctgCACAGGACTCTGCTAGACAGAAGAGAGGTGATTCTCCAGCTAATTTAATCCAGACTGACCTTCAGAGGGACAACAAACCCAGCCTAGATGTTCTCAACCACATGATCCAGGAAGTAGAGCGTGAACTGGAGGAATATGAGCAGAGTACAGGTCGTGAGGTccaaagaaaagagagaagtgAAGGCCTGTCTGGGTTTACTCTATCACTGGTGAACGCTCTCTGTCGTTTGATGCGCTACCTCAAAGAG actgaaatgcagctgcatGAGAAAGAGATgatgagccagcagcaggaggaaatgtTGAATGAACACAGAGAACTGATTGATGCACTGACTGCTGAAGTTCTTCAAGTAAGGGAAGAAAACATTACTATGCAG AAGAAGCTTCAGCAGTACATGACAGTAACAGATCAAAAGCTGATGTGTCTCACACAAGCATTTAAAGGCCTTCCTTTGGTAGAACCTCAAAGAGAACAAAGTCCAAAACATTTTGGAATTGCAAGCAGAGGCCCAACAAACAGCCAAG aaaaaccTGATGTGACCTACTCTGAGCCCAGGACTGATGCAGGCAATAAGGAAAATACGCTGAAATTTCCACAGGAAGAGCTTCCTTTCACATTTCACCCACAGCCAGGTGCCTCAGGTGATACAAGATCTGGTAGAAGTTTTCCAGCTCACGTCTtccagccagctgtgctgttgTCACCACCACAGCAGAAGAGCAGTCAGGGATTATCTTCCCTTCAGAATG tGTTTGCAGCCATTTCCCAGTCTACTGAAAGAGAGCCGTGCAAGGAAAGGAGCTTACCTTCTTCCCTTGGGACACAGAGCACAACTGAGAAAAACTGCCCCACCCCTCGAAGGCAACCAGTTCCTCCTGCAGACAAAAACTTGGAGAGTTCCCGTGAGAAAATCCATCTGTCCTGCCCAGGTGACACTGGAaaaaacagcacagctgaagaGTTCCTTCAAAATGGTGATCTGCTGGGACAGATAGCTGAGCTCACACAGCAGAATGCTCTCATTAAAGCTCAACTGAGCAAATTCAGAAGTGTCCCTGGAGACAAAAGTGATTGTCTACATCAGCCAGACCTGATACAAAATGCAGATCCTAGTCCAGACTCTTCACAAGGACAG AGCCATTTCATGGTGTCAAGGAGCTTGGAGAAAAGAATAGCGGAGCTGAATCGCCAGAGTACAGAAGCACGGGATAAACTGTTGCAGTTGATAGACCAGCAGAAATCAGCTGCTTCTAACATGGTCCCTCCAATGCTGTCTCCGTTTCCAACCCCATCCCTGAATTACACTG AAAATGCAAGGAAGACAGTTGAAGTCCCCATTCCCGTGGCAGTGGCTGTGGACAGCTCCAAGAATGACAGTGTTCCCCATGCCAGTATGACCAGTATGAGAAG gtCTATAGGAGACTCCAGCAAACCTTGTTCACCTTTAAGTGCTGCAACAGAAGGTGCCAAATTAACTTCTGTCAGCCAAGGACCAAAG gtagaaaagcaaaaagaagaagGATGGTTTGCATTGTCAATGCATGTTATGTAA
- the SPICE1 gene encoding spindle and centriole-associated protein 1 isoform X1 encodes MSLLRGPRPRTAGRKGPRKAAAKRDWDSTVHDLTVHRATPEDILRRHEIHKSKNKAMARLELQEKALNRKLKKQKQLDANSLEKRKLALMCEILSDQYHLQDGQVMAVAKDLLGDAPRTRTGFPNVTMAPSCDLESSQGPIVQKSHPPSQLSILNESVMDSQALNEEEEEALLGEGHHDVLGFKSSFNSDRLLQLLREDDALVNSRLWVEKNMRKTSLSQESNVLWTPTTVSSSLDQSALNATSVIKRTHSRLWNEDEKSVDSSDTVRQVLNPNSRKQKQIAAKMKRKQAAQDSARQKRGDSPANLIQTDLQRDNKPSLDVLNHMIQEVERELEEYEQSTGREVQRKERSEGLSGFTLSLVNALCRLMRYLKETEMQLHEKEMMSQQQEEMLNEHRELIDALTAEVLQVREENITMQKKLQQYMTVTDQKLMCLTQAFKGLPLVEPQREQSPKHFGIASRGPTNSQEKPDVTYSEPRTDAGNKENTLKFPQEELPFTFHPQPGASGDTRSGRSFPAHVFQPAVLLSPPQQKSSQGLSSLQNVFAAISQSTEREPCKERSLPSSLGTQSTTEKNCPTPRRQPVPPADKNLESSREKIHLSCPGDTGKNSTAEEFLQNGDLLGQIAELTQQNALIKAQLSKFRSVPGDKSDCLHQPDLIQNADPSPDSSQGQSHFMVSRSLEKRIAELNRQSTEARDKLLQLIDQQKSAASNMVPPMLSPFPTPSLNYTENARKTVEVPIPVAVAVDSSKNDSVPHASMTSMRRSIGDSSKPCSPLSAATEGAKLTSVSQGPKVEKQKEEGWFALSMHVM; translated from the exons CTCCGTCGCCATGAAATACACAAATCAAAAAACAAGGCAATGGCACGTCTGGAACTCCAAGAGAAAGCACTGAACAGAAAATTGAAGAAGCAAAAACAACTGGATGCAAATTCcttggagaaaaggaaactGGCTCTGATGTGTGAG ATTCTGTCTGATCAGTACCATTTGCAAGATGGTCAGGTTATGGCTGTGGCAAAAGACTTGCTTGGGGATGCTCCTCGCACACGAACAG GTTTTCCTAATGTAACAATGGCTCCTAGCTGTGACCTAGAATCATCTCAAGGACCCATTGTACAAAAAAGTCATCCTCCCAGTCAGCTTTCCATCCTTAATGAATCTGTCATGGATTCCCAG GCTCTgaatgaagaggaggaggaagcattGTTAGGAGAGGGACACCATGACGTTTTGGGTTTCAAATCCAGCTTCAATTCTGATAG GCTACTTCAGTTGTTGAGAGAAGATGATGCCTTGGTGAATTCTCGGTTGTGGGTTGAAAAGAATATGAGAAAAACTTCCTTATCGCAGGAATCAAATGTGCTTTGGACTCCAACAACTGTTTCTTCTTCATTGGATCAGTCAG CCCTCAATGCTACCAGTGTAATCAAGAGAACCCATTCAAGACTTTGGAATGAAGATGAAAAGTCTGTAGACTCCAGTGACACTGTGAGACAAGTGCTGAACCCAAACTCaaggaagcaaaagcaaattgCAGCAAAGA tgaaaagaaagcaagctgCACAGGACTCTGCTAGACAGAAGAGAGGTGATTCTCCAGCTAATTTAATCCAGACTGACCTTCAGAGGGACAACAAACCCAGCCTAGATGTTCTCAACCACATGATCCAGGAAGTAGAGCGTGAACTGGAGGAATATGAGCAGAGTACAGGTCGTGAGGTccaaagaaaagagagaagtgAAGGCCTGTCTGGGTTTACTCTATCACTGGTGAACGCTCTCTGTCGTTTGATGCGCTACCTCAAAGAG actgaaatgcagctgcatGAGAAAGAGATgatgagccagcagcaggaggaaatgtTGAATGAACACAGAGAACTGATTGATGCACTGACTGCTGAAGTTCTTCAAGTAAGGGAAGAAAACATTACTATGCAG AAGAAGCTTCAGCAGTACATGACAGTAACAGATCAAAAGCTGATGTGTCTCACACAAGCATTTAAAGGCCTTCCTTTGGTAGAACCTCAAAGAGAACAAAGTCCAAAACATTTTGGAATTGCAAGCAGAGGCCCAACAAACAGCCAAG aaaaaccTGATGTGACCTACTCTGAGCCCAGGACTGATGCAGGCAATAAGGAAAATACGCTGAAATTTCCACAGGAAGAGCTTCCTTTCACATTTCACCCACAGCCAGGTGCCTCAGGTGATACAAGATCTGGTAGAAGTTTTCCAGCTCACGTCTtccagccagctgtgctgttgTCACCACCACAGCAGAAGAGCAGTCAGGGATTATCTTCCCTTCAGAATG tGTTTGCAGCCATTTCCCAGTCTACTGAAAGAGAGCCGTGCAAGGAAAGGAGCTTACCTTCTTCCCTTGGGACACAGAGCACAACTGAGAAAAACTGCCCCACCCCTCGAAGGCAACCAGTTCCTCCTGCAGACAAAAACTTGGAGAGTTCCCGTGAGAAAATCCATCTGTCCTGCCCAGGTGACACTGGAaaaaacagcacagctgaagaGTTCCTTCAAAATGGTGATCTGCTGGGACAGATAGCTGAGCTCACACAGCAGAATGCTCTCATTAAAGCTCAACTGAGCAAATTCAGAAGTGTCCCTGGAGACAAAAGTGATTGTCTACATCAGCCAGACCTGATACAAAATGCAGATCCTAGTCCAGACTCTTCACAAGGACAG AGCCATTTCATGGTGTCAAGGAGCTTGGAGAAAAGAATAGCGGAGCTGAATCGCCAGAGTACAGAAGCACGGGATAAACTGTTGCAGTTGATAGACCAGCAGAAATCAGCTGCTTCTAACATGGTCCCTCCAATGCTGTCTCCGTTTCCAACCCCATCCCTGAATTACACTG AAAATGCAAGGAAGACAGTTGAAGTCCCCATTCCCGTGGCAGTGGCTGTGGACAGCTCCAAGAATGACAGTGTTCCCCATGCCAGTATGACCAGTATGAGAAG gtCTATAGGAGACTCCAGCAAACCTTGTTCACCTTTAAGTGCTGCAACAGAAGGTGCCAAATTAACTTCTGTCAGCCAAGGACCAAAG gtagaaaagcaaaaagaagaagGATGGTTTGCATTGTCAATGCATGTTATGTAA
- the SPICE1 gene encoding spindle and centriole-associated protein 1 isoform X3, with product MARLELQEKALNRKLKKQKQLDANSLEKRKLALMCEILSDQYHLQDGQVMAVAKDLLGDAPRTRTGFPNVTMAPSCDLESSQGPIVQKSHPPSQLSILNESVMDSQALNEEEEEALLGEGHHDVLGFKSSFNSDRLLQLLREDDALVNSRLWVEKNMRKTSLSQESNVLWTPTTVSSSLDQSALNATSVIKRTHSRLWNEDEKSVDSSDTVRQVLNPNSRKQKQIAAKMKRKQAAQDSARQKRGDSPANLIQTDLQRDNKPSLDVLNHMIQEVERELEEYEQSTGREVQRKERSEGLSGFTLSLVNALCRLMRYLKETEMQLHEKEMMSQQQEEMLNEHRELIDALTAEVLQVREENITMQKKLQQYMTVTDQKLMCLTQAFKGLPLVEPQREQSPKHFGIASRGPTNSQEKPDVTYSEPRTDAGNKENTLKFPQEELPFTFHPQPGASGDTRSGRSFPAHVFQPAVLLSPPQQKSSQGLSSLQNVFAAISQSTEREPCKERSLPSSLGTQSTTEKNCPTPRRQPVPPADKNLESSREKIHLSCPGDTGKNSTAEEFLQNGDLLGQIAELTQQNALIKAQLSKFRSVPGDKSDCLHQPDLIQNADPSPDSSQGQSHFMVSRSLEKRIAELNRQSTEARDKLLQLIDQQKSAASNMVPPMLSPFPTPSLNYTENARKTVEVPIPVAVAVDSSKNDSVPHASMTSMRRSIGDSSKPCSPLSAATEGAKLTSVSQGPKVEKQKEEGWFALSMHVM from the exons ATGGCACGTCTGGAACTCCAAGAGAAAGCACTGAACAGAAAATTGAAGAAGCAAAAACAACTGGATGCAAATTCcttggagaaaaggaaactGGCTCTGATGTGTGAG ATTCTGTCTGATCAGTACCATTTGCAAGATGGTCAGGTTATGGCTGTGGCAAAAGACTTGCTTGGGGATGCTCCTCGCACACGAACAG GTTTTCCTAATGTAACAATGGCTCCTAGCTGTGACCTAGAATCATCTCAAGGACCCATTGTACAAAAAAGTCATCCTCCCAGTCAGCTTTCCATCCTTAATGAATCTGTCATGGATTCCCAG GCTCTgaatgaagaggaggaggaagcattGTTAGGAGAGGGACACCATGACGTTTTGGGTTTCAAATCCAGCTTCAATTCTGATAG GCTACTTCAGTTGTTGAGAGAAGATGATGCCTTGGTGAATTCTCGGTTGTGGGTTGAAAAGAATATGAGAAAAACTTCCTTATCGCAGGAATCAAATGTGCTTTGGACTCCAACAACTGTTTCTTCTTCATTGGATCAGTCAG CCCTCAATGCTACCAGTGTAATCAAGAGAACCCATTCAAGACTTTGGAATGAAGATGAAAAGTCTGTAGACTCCAGTGACACTGTGAGACAAGTGCTGAACCCAAACTCaaggaagcaaaagcaaattgCAGCAAAGA tgaaaagaaagcaagctgCACAGGACTCTGCTAGACAGAAGAGAGGTGATTCTCCAGCTAATTTAATCCAGACTGACCTTCAGAGGGACAACAAACCCAGCCTAGATGTTCTCAACCACATGATCCAGGAAGTAGAGCGTGAACTGGAGGAATATGAGCAGAGTACAGGTCGTGAGGTccaaagaaaagagagaagtgAAGGCCTGTCTGGGTTTACTCTATCACTGGTGAACGCTCTCTGTCGTTTGATGCGCTACCTCAAAGAG actgaaatgcagctgcatGAGAAAGAGATgatgagccagcagcaggaggaaatgtTGAATGAACACAGAGAACTGATTGATGCACTGACTGCTGAAGTTCTTCAAGTAAGGGAAGAAAACATTACTATGCAG AAGAAGCTTCAGCAGTACATGACAGTAACAGATCAAAAGCTGATGTGTCTCACACAAGCATTTAAAGGCCTTCCTTTGGTAGAACCTCAAAGAGAACAAAGTCCAAAACATTTTGGAATTGCAAGCAGAGGCCCAACAAACAGCCAAG aaaaaccTGATGTGACCTACTCTGAGCCCAGGACTGATGCAGGCAATAAGGAAAATACGCTGAAATTTCCACAGGAAGAGCTTCCTTTCACATTTCACCCACAGCCAGGTGCCTCAGGTGATACAAGATCTGGTAGAAGTTTTCCAGCTCACGTCTtccagccagctgtgctgttgTCACCACCACAGCAGAAGAGCAGTCAGGGATTATCTTCCCTTCAGAATG tGTTTGCAGCCATTTCCCAGTCTACTGAAAGAGAGCCGTGCAAGGAAAGGAGCTTACCTTCTTCCCTTGGGACACAGAGCACAACTGAGAAAAACTGCCCCACCCCTCGAAGGCAACCAGTTCCTCCTGCAGACAAAAACTTGGAGAGTTCCCGTGAGAAAATCCATCTGTCCTGCCCAGGTGACACTGGAaaaaacagcacagctgaagaGTTCCTTCAAAATGGTGATCTGCTGGGACAGATAGCTGAGCTCACACAGCAGAATGCTCTCATTAAAGCTCAACTGAGCAAATTCAGAAGTGTCCCTGGAGACAAAAGTGATTGTCTACATCAGCCAGACCTGATACAAAATGCAGATCCTAGTCCAGACTCTTCACAAGGACAG AGCCATTTCATGGTGTCAAGGAGCTTGGAGAAAAGAATAGCGGAGCTGAATCGCCAGAGTACAGAAGCACGGGATAAACTGTTGCAGTTGATAGACCAGCAGAAATCAGCTGCTTCTAACATGGTCCCTCCAATGCTGTCTCCGTTTCCAACCCCATCCCTGAATTACACTG AAAATGCAAGGAAGACAGTTGAAGTCCCCATTCCCGTGGCAGTGGCTGTGGACAGCTCCAAGAATGACAGTGTTCCCCATGCCAGTATGACCAGTATGAGAAG gtCTATAGGAGACTCCAGCAAACCTTGTTCACCTTTAAGTGCTGCAACAGAAGGTGCCAAATTAACTTCTGTCAGCCAAGGACCAAAG gtagaaaagcaaaaagaagaagGATGGTTTGCATTGTCAATGCATGTTATGTAA